The segment AGCTGAAGTTCAGCGTCACACGATGCGCGCTTCCGAGATATCCGAGATCCTCCCACGCGTAGTCGAGCCCGATGTCGGAGGTCTGGCTCGTATCGATCCGGAACCCGACGCCGCCGGCCACGCCCTGCGAATCGTACTCGATGTTGTAGCCGCCGCGGAGGAAGAAGAACTGGTTGAATCCGTACTCCATGCCGACGTTCATCCGTTCCTTGTTGTCGGAGGGATGGGAGAACTCGCCGGCGGCGAGCAGCGCATGCGCACCCTGCCGGTAGGCGTCGACCGAGAGCCCGACGCGGAAGAGCGTGGGCAGCTTCGAGGACCGGTCGTCGAAATCGACCTCGGCGCCCAGGCTCTGGATCATCATGCCGAGTTTCATCCCCTGGATGCCGATCCGGTAGATCAGGCCGAAATCGAAGGCCATCGTCTCGACGCTCTTGTCGGCCAGCCCCATGTGGATGAAGTTGGCCGTGATGCCGGCCGAGAACCGGTCGGTGAAGTACATCGCGTACGAAAGACCGAAGGACATGTCGCCGGCGTCGAAGTACCGGTTCGTCCCCTGCGGCATGTAGATCGTCCGCTCCTCCTGCGGATCCATCGTCAGCGCCCGGGCGCTG is part of the Candidatus Krumholzibacteriota bacterium genome and harbors:
- a CDS encoding PorV/PorQ family protein; its protein translation is MMRKVFVGVIFLALVPGLAVGGTQPFEKVGTYAAQFLKINTSARAAGMGSAFTAVANDASAIYWNPAGMVELSRTQVTLNSVVWPADIDVYFAGAVFTTPYFPGTFGISARALTMDPQEERTIYMPQGTNRYFDAGDMSFGLSYAMYFTDRFSAGITANFIHMGLADKSVETMAFDFGLIYRIGIQGMKLGMMIQSLGAEVDFDDRSSKLPTLFRVGLSVDAYRQGAHALLAAGEFSHPSDNKERMNVGMEYGFNQFFFLRGGYNIEYDSQGVAGGVGFRIDTSQTSDIGLDYAWEDLGYLGSAHRVTLNFSY